In the Pseudothauera hydrothermalis genome, one interval contains:
- a CDS encoding M20 aminoacylase family protein, which produces MIVTKELHRRLTAIRRDIHAHPELAFQEQRTAELVARHLEALGIEVHRGIGRTGVVGVLRGGRGLRAIGLRADMDALPMAERNEFAHKSRHEGCMHACGHDGHTTMLLGAAEVLAAQRDFEGTVYLIFQPAEEGEGGARAMIDDGLLERFPMEAVFGLHNWPGMPAGHFAVHTGPVMASADRFDIEILGHGAHAAMPHLGCDPVAAGAALVQAVQTIVSRTLDPIDAAVVSVTQFHAGEAYNVIPDRAQLAGTVRAFSEAVAAYIEKRLGELCEGIAAAFGVKVDLCYRRGYPPTVNTAAEAALCAEVARAVAGAEAVRTDARPSMGAEDFAYFLQKKPGAYVWIGNGPGEGGCTLHNPNYDFNDEIIVPGVAYWVELVRRILGPLKT; this is translated from the coding sequence ATGATCGTCACAAAAGAGCTCCATCGGCGGCTGACCGCCATCCGCCGCGACATCCACGCGCACCCGGAACTTGCCTTCCAGGAGCAGCGCACCGCCGAACTGGTGGCTCGCCACCTGGAGGCGCTGGGCATCGAGGTCCATCGCGGCATCGGCCGCACCGGCGTGGTCGGCGTGCTGCGCGGCGGGCGCGGCCTGCGCGCCATCGGCCTGCGTGCCGACATGGACGCCTTGCCGATGGCCGAGCGCAACGAGTTTGCCCACAAATCGCGTCATGAGGGTTGCATGCACGCCTGCGGTCACGACGGCCACACCACCATGCTGCTGGGGGCGGCCGAAGTGCTGGCCGCGCAGCGCGATTTCGAAGGCACGGTGTATCTGATCTTCCAGCCCGCTGAAGAAGGCGAGGGCGGCGCGCGCGCGATGATCGACGACGGCCTGCTTGAACGTTTCCCGATGGAGGCGGTATTCGGCCTGCACAACTGGCCGGGCATGCCCGCCGGCCATTTCGCGGTGCATACCGGCCCGGTGATGGCCAGCGCCGACCGCTTCGACATCGAGATCCTCGGGCACGGCGCGCACGCCGCCATGCCGCATCTGGGCTGCGACCCGGTGGCGGCCGGCGCGGCACTGGTGCAGGCGGTGCAAACCATCGTCTCGCGCACCCTGGATCCGATCGACGCAGCCGTGGTGTCAGTCACCCAGTTCCACGCCGGCGAGGCCTACAACGTCATTCCCGACCGTGCGCAACTTGCCGGCACGGTGCGGGCTTTTTCCGAGGCGGTCGCGGCGTACATCGAAAAACGCCTGGGCGAACTGTGTGAGGGTATCGCCGCAGCCTTCGGGGTGAAGGTGGACTTGTGCTACCGGCGCGGCTACCCGCCGACCGTCAATACTGCGGCCGAGGCCGCGCTGTGCGCCGAGGTGGCGCGCGCGGTGGCCGGCGCGGAGGCGGTGCGCACCGATGCGCGGCCGAGCATGGGAGCGGAAGATTTCGCCTATTTCCTGCAGAAAAAACCCGGCGCCTACGTGTGGATTGGCAACGGCCCGGGCGAGGGCGGCTGCACCTTGCACAACCCCAATTACGACTTCAACGACGAGATCATCGTCCCCGGTGTGGCCTACTGGGTGGAACTCGTGCGTCGCATCCTGGGTCCGCTGAAGACCTGA
- a CDS encoding ABC transporter permease — protein sequence MNTLKLAFRMMLRDLRAGELHLLGLAILIAVASLTSVGFLADRVGRGLDREANQLLGGDLLLRADHPLPAQFADAARARGLTSVGTVLLTSMVSSAERAALAGVKAVDDGYPLRGAVRIAPGPNQADAVAGRVPAPGEIWLDERLFAELGVKLGDTVDLGLVAFRVGGMVTFESDRGANFFSLLPRAIFNTADLEATGLLVEGSRATWRLHVAGSAQDVAAYERWVKDRLGAGERLESIDNARPEVRAALDQAQRFLRLAALLAVILAAVAVGLSARRFMARHLDGCAVMRCLGAGQRLLLGVFVGEFVLFGLMAALAGCVLGWLTQFALAGMLAEVVATALPAPSLLPLAHGLAVGLVLLVGFALPQLLRLGAVLTLRVLRRELGAVAPASGIAWLLGAAALLAIVLWIAGQWRLGLMVAGGFAVALGGFALAARLMLGWAARLRAGGPAGGWRYGLAALSRRMGSSVIQATALGVGLTALLLLTLIRGDLLQTWRQTAPPDAPNRFVINIQPDQQDGIRAAFRAAGLPEPELKPMIRGRLSAINGEAVDPTQYEDTRTRRLAEREFNLSYDAQLPPGNAVSAGRWHGDDDLPQWSVEEGLAKTFSLKLGDVVRFEVAGMPVEAPITSIRRLKWDSMQVNFFFIASPGLLKDYPASLIASFYLPPEQHDFSTALVKAFPNLTVIDIAAVLAQVQAMMDKLIVVVQFVFGFSLAAGLVVLFAAVQATHDEREYELAMLRTLGARNRQVRQALIAEFSMLGAVAGVLAGVGASAIGWLLAEQVFRIDYLPGLLPVSAGAALGALGVLAGGWAGVRRLLDRPPLASLRALG from the coding sequence ATGAACACCCTGAAACTCGCCTTTCGCATGATGCTGCGCGATCTGCGCGCCGGCGAACTGCATCTGCTCGGCCTGGCGATTTTGATCGCCGTGGCCAGCCTGACCAGCGTCGGTTTTTTAGCCGACCGCGTCGGCCGCGGTCTGGACCGCGAGGCCAATCAATTGCTCGGCGGCGATCTGCTGCTGCGTGCCGATCATCCCCTTCCGGCACAGTTCGCGGACGCTGCCCGCGCCCGTGGGCTGACCAGTGTCGGCACGGTGCTGTTGACCAGCATGGTCAGCAGTGCGGAACGCGCAGCGCTCGCCGGCGTGAAGGCGGTGGACGATGGTTACCCCTTGCGCGGCGCGGTACGCATCGCCCCCGGGCCCAATCAAGCGGATGCGGTGGCCGGCCGGGTCCCCGCGCCGGGCGAAATCTGGCTGGACGAGCGCCTGTTTGCCGAATTGGGCGTGAAGCTTGGCGACACCGTGGACCTGGGCCTGGTGGCGTTTCGCGTCGGTGGCATGGTGACCTTCGAATCCGACCGCGGGGCAAATTTTTTCAGCCTGCTGCCGCGCGCCATCTTCAACACCGCGGATCTTGAGGCCACCGGCCTGCTGGTCGAAGGCAGCCGCGCCACCTGGCGCCTGCATGTGGCCGGCAGTGCGCAGGATGTGGCCGCTTATGAGCGCTGGGTCAAGGATCGTCTGGGCGCCGGCGAGCGCCTGGAGAGCATCGACAATGCCCGTCCCGAGGTGCGTGCCGCGCTCGATCAGGCGCAGCGTTTTTTGCGTCTGGCGGCGCTATTGGCGGTCATTCTCGCTGCGGTCGCGGTGGGCTTGTCCGCGCGCCGCTTCATGGCCCGTCACCTGGATGGTTGTGCGGTGATGCGTTGTCTGGGTGCGGGGCAGAGGTTGCTGCTCGGCGTGTTCGTCGGTGAGTTTGTGCTCTTTGGCCTGATGGCGGCGTTGGCCGGCTGCGTACTCGGTTGGCTCACCCAGTTCGCCCTGGCCGGGATGCTGGCCGAGGTGGTCGCCACTGCGCTGCCCGCGCCCTCGCTGCTGCCGCTGGCGCACGGGCTGGCGGTCGGACTGGTGCTGCTGGTCGGTTTTGCCCTGCCGCAACTCCTGCGCCTGGGGGCGGTGCTCACGCTGCGCGTGCTGCGCCGCGAATTGGGCGCGGTGGCGCCGGCCAGCGGCATCGCTTGGTTGCTGGGTGCGGCGGCCTTGCTGGCCATTGTTTTGTGGATCGCCGGTCAATGGCGCCTGGGGTTGATGGTGGCCGGCGGCTTTGCGGTGGCGCTGGGCGGCTTTGCATTGGCCGCACGGCTGATGCTCGGTTGGGCTGCCCGGCTGCGTGCAGGTGGGCCGGCCGGGGGCTGGCGCTACGGTCTGGCGGCGCTCTCACGACGCATGGGCAGCAGCGTGATCCAGGCCACTGCGCTGGGCGTAGGACTGACCGCTTTGCTGCTGCTCACCTTGATCCGCGGCGATTTGCTGCAGACCTGGCGGCAGACTGCCCCGCCGGATGCGCCCAACCGTTTTGTCATCAATATCCAGCCCGACCAGCAAGACGGCATCCGTGCGGCGTTTCGTGCCGCCGGCCTGCCTGAGCCGGAGCTCAAACCGATGATCCGCGGACGTCTGAGCGCGATCAACGGCGAAGCGGTCGACCCGACACAGTATGAAGATACCCGCACACGGCGGCTGGCCGAACGCGAGTTCAATCTGTCCTACGATGCGCAGCTGCCACCAGGTAATGCGGTCAGTGCAGGCCGTTGGCATGGCGACGACGATTTGCCACAGTGGTCGGTGGAAGAGGGGCTGGCAAAAACCTTCTCACTGAAACTGGGCGATGTGGTGCGCTTCGAGGTTGCCGGCATGCCGGTGGAAGCACCGATCACCAGCATCCGCCGGCTGAAGTGGGATTCGATGCAAGTCAATTTTTTCTTTATCGCCTCACCGGGCTTGTTGAAGGACTACCCGGCCAGCCTGATCGCCAGCTTTTACCTGCCGCCCGAGCAGCACGACTTCAGTACCGCGCTGGTCAAGGCGTTTCCCAACCTCACCGTGATCGATATTGCCGCGGTGCTTGCCCAGGTACAGGCGATGATGGACAAACTGATCGTGGTGGTGCAGTTTGTCTTTGGCTTTTCGTTGGCAGCCGGTCTGGTGGTGTTGTTTGCCGCGGTGCAAGCCACCCATGACGAGCGCGAGTATGAACTGGCAATGCTGCGCACCCTGGGTGCGCGCAACCGCCAAGTGCGTCAGGCGCTGATTGCGGAATTCAGCATGCTCGGGGCGGTGGCCGGCGTGCTGGCCGGCGTCGGCGCCAGCGCCATCGGTTGGCTGCTGGCCGAGCAGGTTTTCCGCATCGACTATTTGCCGGGACTGCTGCCGGTAAGCGCCGGTGCCGCTTTGGGTGCGTTGGGGGTGCTGGCCGGTGGCTGGGCGGGCGTGCGCCGCTTGCTCGACCGCCCGCCGCTGGCTAGCCTGCGGGCCTTGGGCTGA
- a CDS encoding EAL domain-containing protein: MELMSMPSPAVHPRGGALPDFSTLHGRARRLDQRLTIDWAGYRLCSHLQPIVSFSHRRVVGYEGLIRATDAAGHSVPPPTLLHQADTAVELIGLDRSCRYVHIGQAAAFGIDGYLFLNMHPLAFASMQVTDCARFMRETAAAFCLPPERLVIEITEDALTDDSSFEASVRYLRELGCRVALDDFGAGHSNFDRVWRLKPEIVKLDRDFALRAAADESARRLLPQIVELLHEAGSLVLLEGIETAEQARIAMAADVDFAQGYLFGRPSGLAPEAAPTVAVIDTVWADYDNSEAEDRRRYRARINDYVNAIGHAAALLADRRSTDEALQLFLGQPGALRCYILDEQGFQISRNIPAQGERRAAGITPETDVARARWSRRPYFRRALESPGRVCVTRPYLCISSAVLCVTVSICYRVDGQRRVLCGDVLWD, encoded by the coding sequence ATGGAACTGATGAGCATGCCAAGTCCCGCGGTGCATCCACGCGGCGGCGCCTTGCCCGATTTCAGCACGCTGCACGGTCGCGCCAGGCGGCTCGACCAGCGGCTGACGATCGACTGGGCGGGATATCGTCTTTGCAGCCACTTGCAGCCTATCGTCAGCTTCAGCCATCGCCGGGTGGTGGGCTATGAAGGGCTGATCCGCGCCACCGACGCCGCCGGACACTCCGTACCGCCCCCGACGCTGCTGCACCAGGCCGATACGGCCGTGGAGCTGATCGGCCTGGACCGCAGTTGCCGCTATGTGCACATCGGCCAGGCGGCCGCCTTTGGCATCGACGGCTATTTGTTTCTCAACATGCATCCGCTGGCCTTTGCCAGCATGCAGGTGACCGACTGCGCCCGCTTCATGCGCGAGACTGCCGCCGCTTTTTGTTTGCCGCCCGAGCGCTTGGTGATCGAAATTACCGAAGATGCGCTGACCGACGATTCATCCTTCGAGGCCAGCGTGCGCTACCTGCGTGAGCTGGGCTGCCGGGTCGCACTGGATGACTTTGGCGCGGGGCATTCCAATTTCGACCGGGTGTGGCGACTCAAACCGGAGATCGTCAAACTCGACCGCGATTTCGCGCTGCGCGCAGCCGCCGACGAAAGCGCCCGCCGTCTGCTGCCGCAGATCGTGGAGCTTTTGCATGAGGCCGGATCGCTGGTGCTGCTCGAAGGCATCGAAACAGCCGAGCAGGCCCGCATTGCCATGGCGGCCGATGTGGATTTTGCCCAAGGCTATCTGTTCGGCCGGCCCAGCGGTCTGGCACCGGAGGCGGCGCCCACGGTCGCGGTCATCGACACGGTGTGGGCCGATTACGACAACTCGGAAGCGGAAGACCGGCGGCGCTACCGCGCGCGCATCAACGACTATGTGAATGCCATCGGCCACGCTGCTGCGTTGCTGGCCGACCGGCGCAGCACCGACGAAGCGTTGCAGCTTTTTCTCGGCCAGCCCGGCGCCCTGCGCTGCTATATCCTGGACGAGCAGGGTTTCCAGATCAGTCGCAACATCCCGGCGCAGGGCGAGCGCAGAGCCGCCGGCATCACCCCCGAGACCGATGTTGCACGCGCACGCTGGTCGCGTCGCCCGTATTTTCGCCGCGCCCTGGAAAGCCCCGGGCGTGTCTGCGTCACCCGCCCCTATTTGTGCATCTCCAGCGCGGTGCTGTGCGTGACCGTGTCGATTTGCTACCGGGTCGATGGGCAGCGCCGGGTGCTCTGCGGTGACGTGCTCTGGGATTGA
- a CDS encoding DUF2126 domain-containing protein, with amino-acid sequence MSIHVALHHVTRYRYDRPVKLGPQIVRLRPAPHSRTRILSYSLKVEPAEHFINWQQDPQSNYLARLVFPDKTTHFDIEVDLVAEMATINPFDFFLEPYAEHFPFAYEPWQREELAPYFKTLPPTPKFKAYLDTVGRDKQQSVSFLVDLNRRLYEHIAYVIRLEPGVQSPEETLEKRSGSCRDSAWLLVQLARHLGLAARFVSGYLIQLAPDVKSLDGPSGPEADFTDLHAWCEIYLPGAGWVGLDPTSGLFAGEGHIPLSCTPEPGSAAPVTGRLDECEVDFQHQMTVSRIWEAPRVTKPYSETQWAAIEALGHAIDAELAAGDLRLTQGGEPTFVSVDDPNGAEWNTTALGPNKKRLSIALFDRLRQRYAPKGLVHFGQGKWYPGEQLPRWSLNCFWRKDGEPIWNDPLLIADETQPGQADEATAQRFLHALAKRLGFDPQFAFPAFEDAFYYLWRERRLPINVDPLNARLDDPLERERLARVFGRGLERPSGHVLPLARDPLSRRWRSGPWFLRSERCYLIPGDSPLGYRLPLDSLPWVAPSDYPWIHQPDPFDHYPPLAAHAVLRRQQGPGERAPENLHAPSAHRPQAGQSAAWITRTALCAEARAGILYIFMPPLATLEDYLELVAAVEATAAELGQPVLLEGYEPPNDPRLEKFRITPDPGVLEVNIHPAASWEQLVEQTTYLYEAARQSRLSTEKFMLDGRHTGTGGGNHFVLGGLTPADSPFLRRPDLLRSLIAYWHNHPSLSYLFSGLFIGPTSQAPRIDEARNDSVYEIELAFREIDRLCAQSPDGCPPWMVDRLLRNLLIDVTGNTHRAEFCIDKLYSPDGPAGRQGLLEMRAFEMPPHARMSLTQQLLLRALIARFWKTPYAPPRLVRWGTELHDRFMLPHFVWQDFCDVIADLQAAGYPIQAEWFAPHLAFRFPIYGDFAVLGMSLELRAALEPWHVMGEEGAIGGTVRYVDSSVERLQVKLCGAAPERYRLTCNGHTVPLTPTGTVGEFVAGVRYRAWQPAACLHPTIGTHGPLVFDIVDTWNRRSLGGCQYHVAHPGGRNFDTFPVNAFEAESRRLARFFRIGHTPGRIDAEPPRIDAEFPFTLDLRSR; translated from the coding sequence ATGTCGATCCATGTGGCCTTGCACCATGTCACCCGCTACCGTTACGACCGCCCGGTCAAACTCGGCCCGCAGATCGTCCGCCTGCGCCCGGCGCCGCACAGCCGCACCCGCATCCTGTCGTATTCGTTGAAGGTAGAGCCGGCCGAACACTTCATCAACTGGCAGCAGGACCCACAATCGAACTATCTGGCGCGCCTGGTGTTTCCGGACAAGACCACGCATTTCGACATCGAGGTGGACTTGGTGGCCGAAATGGCGACGATCAATCCGTTCGACTTCTTTCTCGAGCCCTACGCGGAGCATTTCCCTTTCGCCTACGAGCCCTGGCAGCGCGAAGAACTGGCGCCGTACTTCAAGACCCTGCCGCCGACTCCGAAGTTCAAGGCTTACCTGGATACGGTGGGGCGAGACAAACAACAGAGCGTCAGTTTCCTGGTCGATCTGAACCGTCGGCTCTATGAGCACATTGCCTATGTGATCCGCCTCGAGCCAGGCGTGCAAAGCCCGGAGGAGACGCTGGAAAAACGTTCCGGCTCGTGCCGCGACTCGGCCTGGCTGCTGGTCCAGCTCGCCCGCCACCTGGGGCTGGCTGCACGCTTCGTCTCCGGCTATCTGATCCAGCTCGCGCCGGATGTCAAATCGCTCGACGGCCCCTCCGGCCCGGAGGCCGACTTTACCGACCTGCACGCCTGGTGCGAGATTTATTTGCCCGGCGCGGGCTGGGTCGGGCTGGACCCCACCTCCGGCTTGTTCGCCGGGGAAGGTCACATTCCGCTGTCTTGCACCCCCGAGCCGGGCTCGGCCGCGCCGGTCACCGGTCGATTGGACGAATGCGAGGTCGATTTCCAGCACCAGATGACGGTCAGCCGCATCTGGGAGGCGCCACGGGTCACCAAACCGTATTCCGAAACCCAATGGGCGGCCATCGAAGCACTGGGCCATGCCATCGACGCCGAACTCGCCGCCGGCGACCTGCGGCTTACCCAAGGCGGCGAGCCCACCTTCGTCTCGGTGGATGACCCGAACGGCGCCGAATGGAACACCACAGCCCTGGGGCCAAACAAAAAAAGGCTGTCGATCGCGCTGTTTGACCGCCTGCGGCAGCGATACGCCCCCAAGGGCCTGGTCCATTTCGGCCAAGGCAAATGGTATCCGGGCGAGCAACTGCCACGCTGGTCGCTCAACTGCTTCTGGCGCAAAGACGGCGAACCGATCTGGAACGACCCCTTGCTGATCGCCGACGAAACTCAGCCCGGCCAGGCCGACGAAGCCACCGCGCAGCGTTTTCTGCATGCGCTGGCCAAGCGCCTGGGGTTCGATCCGCAATTCGCTTTCCCGGCCTTTGAAGACGCCTTCTACTACCTGTGGCGCGAGCGCCGCCTGCCGATCAATGTCGACCCCTTGAACGCACGGCTGGACGACCCGCTGGAACGCGAACGTCTGGCGCGGGTGTTTGGCCGCGGCTTGGAGCGCCCCTCCGGTCATGTGCTGCCGCTGGCGCGCGATCCGCTCAGCCGGCGCTGGCGCAGCGGTCCGTGGTTTCTGCGCAGCGAGCGCTGCTATCTGATCCCAGGCGACTCACCGCTGGGCTACCGCCTACCGCTCGATTCCCTGCCTTGGGTGGCGCCGAGCGACTATCCGTGGATACACCAGCCCGACCCTTTCGACCATTATCCGCCGCTTGCCGCACATGCGGTGCTGCGCCGCCAACAAGGTCCGGGCGAGCGCGCGCCCGAAAACCTGCACGCACCGTCGGCGCACCGCCCGCAAGCCGGCCAATCGGCCGCCTGGATCACCCGCACCGCGCTGTGTGCCGAGGCACGCGCGGGCATTTTGTACATCTTCATGCCGCCGCTGGCCACGCTGGAGGACTATCTGGAACTGGTCGCCGCGGTCGAAGCCACTGCCGCCGAGCTGGGTCAGCCGGTGCTGCTGGAAGGCTATGAGCCGCCCAACGATCCACGTCTGGAAAAATTCCGCATCACGCCCGACCCTGGGGTGCTCGAAGTCAACATTCATCCGGCAGCCAGTTGGGAGCAACTGGTCGAACAAACCACCTACCTGTACGAAGCGGCCCGCCAGTCACGCCTGAGCACCGAAAAATTCATGCTCGACGGCCGCCATACCGGCACCGGCGGTGGCAATCACTTTGTGCTTGGCGGTCTCACCCCGGCCGATTCGCCCTTTTTGCGCCGCCCCGATCTGCTCAGAAGCCTGATTGCCTACTGGCACAACCACCCTTCGCTGTCTTATCTGTTCTCCGGGCTATTCATCGGCCCCACCTCACAGGCCCCGCGCATCGACGAAGCGCGTAACGATTCGGTCTATGAGATCGAACTGGCCTTCAGAGAAATCGACCGTCTCTGCGCCCAGAGCCCCGATGGCTGCCCGCCGTGGATGGTCGATCGCCTGCTGCGCAATCTGCTCATCGATGTCACCGGCAACACCCACCGCGCCGAGTTCTGCATCGATAAGCTGTATTCGCCCGACGGCCCGGCCGGTCGTCAAGGCTTACTGGAAATGCGTGCTTTCGAAATGCCTCCGCACGCAAGAATGAGCCTCACCCAGCAACTGCTGCTGCGCGCGCTGATCGCCCGTTTCTGGAAAACCCCTTATGCCCCGCCCAGGCTGGTGCGCTGGGGTACCGAGTTGCACGACCGTTTCATGTTGCCGCACTTTGTCTGGCAGGACTTTTGCGATGTCATCGCAGACTTGCAGGCCGCTGGCTACCCGATCCAGGCCGAGTGGTTTGCCCCGCATCTGGCCTTCCGCTTTCCCATATACGGCGACTTCGCAGTCCTAGGCATGAGTCTTGAATTGCGTGCCGCGCTCGAGCCTTGGCATGTGATGGGCGAAGAAGGTGCCATAGGCGGCACCGTGCGCTATGTGGATTCCTCGGTCGAGCGTCTTCAGGTCAAACTCTGCGGCGCCGCGCCTGAGCGCTATCGCTTAACCTGCAACGGTCACACGGTGCCGCTGACACCCACCGGCACCGTGGGCGAATTCGTCGCCGGCGTGCGTTACCGCGCCTGGCAGCCGGCCGCTTGCCTGCATCCGACCATCGGCACCCACGGACCGTTGGTCTTTGACATCGTCGATACCTGGAATCGGCGCAGTCTGGGCGGCTGCCAGTACCATGTGGCCCATCCGGGCGGACGCAATTTCGACACCTTCCCGGTCAACGCTTTCGAAGCCGAAAGCCGCCGGCTGGCGCGTTTTTTCCGCATCGGACACACCCCCGGACGGATCGACGCCGAACCGCCCCGCATCGATGCGGAGTTTCCGTTCACGTTAGACTTGCGAAGCCGCTGA
- a CDS encoding DNA recombination protein RmuC, with the protein MTHDTPWAVLVAALAVVCAGFLWLSVSLRQVRRELAAALEERLAARDEMLHRQHRDVAEAIAGQRQDMAVRLAALSAQMVNAQERLRGDLLGQTLKTLSEHARADRELLEAGLQRASGQLSGSIEALTRSVNERLEAIGGQVNQRLDEGFRKTNETFANVMARLATIDEAQKKIDGLTTNVVSLQELLGDKKARGAFGEVQLEALVRNSLPPEARLFQATLPNGTRVDCLLRLPEPTGQVAVDAKFPLENYHRMFDASLAEADRRAAQTAFRADVKRHIDAIADKYIIPGVTADGAVMFLPAEAVFAELHAYHPEVVTYAQTRRVWIVSPTTLMAVLNTARAVLKDVETRKQIHVIKDALAKLAADFQRFDERMNALARHIEQAGRDVQAVQVSSRKISAHFKKIESARLEEVDAAGQAPAVSAAQPPI; encoded by the coding sequence TTGACCCACGATACGCCGTGGGCGGTGCTGGTGGCTGCGCTGGCGGTCGTCTGTGCGGGGTTTCTGTGGCTGTCAGTCAGCTTGCGGCAGGTGCGCCGGGAGTTGGCTGCGGCGCTGGAGGAGCGTCTGGCGGCGCGGGACGAAATGTTGCACCGCCAACATCGCGATGTGGCCGAGGCCATTGCCGGCCAGCGTCAGGACATGGCGGTGCGTCTGGCCGCGCTCAGCGCACAAATGGTCAATGCGCAAGAACGCCTGCGCGGCGATTTGCTCGGCCAGACCTTGAAGACACTCTCCGAACACGCCCGCGCCGACCGCGAACTCTTGGAAGCCGGCCTGCAGCGCGCCAGCGGGCAACTGAGCGGCAGCATCGAAGCGCTCACCCGTAGCGTCAATGAGCGCTTGGAGGCGATCGGTGGGCAGGTGAATCAGCGCCTGGATGAAGGCTTTCGCAAAACCAACGAAACCTTCGCGAATGTGATGGCGCGGCTGGCGACCATCGACGAGGCACAGAAAAAAATCGACGGGCTGACCACCAATGTGGTGAGTTTGCAGGAACTTTTGGGCGACAAAAAGGCGCGCGGCGCTTTTGGCGAAGTTCAACTGGAGGCGCTGGTGCGCAACAGTTTGCCGCCCGAAGCGCGCCTGTTCCAGGCCACGCTGCCCAATGGCACCCGGGTCGACTGTCTGTTACGCCTGCCGGAGCCGACCGGGCAGGTGGCGGTCGATGCCAAGTTTCCGCTGGAAAACTACCACCGCATGTTCGACGCTTCACTGGCCGAAGCCGATCGTCGCGCCGCGCAAACGGCTTTTCGCGCCGACGTCAAACGCCATATCGATGCGATTGCCGACAAATACATCATTCCAGGCGTCACCGCAGACGGCGCGGTGATGTTTCTGCCTGCCGAAGCGGTGTTTGCCGAGCTGCACGCCTACCACCCGGAAGTAGTGACCTATGCCCAGACACGCCGGGTGTGGATCGTGTCGCCAACCACGCTGATGGCGGTGCTCAATACCGCGCGCGCGGTGTTGAAAGACGTGGAGACCCGCAAGCAGATCCATGTCATCAAAGATGCCTTGGCGAAGCTTGCCGCGGACTTTCAGCGCTTCGACGAGCGCATGAATGCGCTGGCGCGCCATATCGAGCAAGCCGGCCGCGACGTTCAGGCGGTGCAGGTATCCAGCCGCAAAATCAGCGCGCATTTCAAGAAGATCGAATCCGCGCGGCTCGAAGAGGTTGACGCAGCCGGCCAAGCGCCTGCCGTGTCGGCGGCTCAACCGCCGATATAG